The following DNA comes from Microbacterium wangchenii.
AGGTGATCCCCTACGGCCCGATCCAGCCTCCGGGAGCGTCGGCGCGCGGGAGCGGGACGCAGATCGAGTTCGGATGGTCGCCGCCCGCCGCGAACGGGCGCGCGATCACGAAGCTGGAGATCAAGATCGCCGGGGGCGGCTGGGAACAGGTCGCTGTCCGCAGCGGTTCCCGCACGGTGGACTTCGGATACGACCAGAACCACACGATCCAGGTGCGCGCCACGGATGCGGCGAATCAGACCTCGACCGCGAGCGCGCAGGCCCGCACCGCTGAAGCGCCGAAGGCGCGCGCGTGGGTGACCAAGGGCAGCCGCGTGAACAGCGGCGAATGCTCGTCGGCGTCGTGCGCGTACTTCGAGCTGAACACGTCGAACTTCCCGGCCGGCAGCTACAACGTGGTGTGCGTCAGCAGCCGGAGCGGCGAGTTCGCCGGTGGGGGACGCCGCTTCGATGTCCCCCGGAGCGGGTCGATCCAGCTGGGCTGCTTCTACGGCTACCCCGATACCGAGGTCTGGGTGCGCATCGACGGCTGGGGTAACTCCGAGCGGTACACCTGGCGCTAGCACTACGACGACGAGAACGAGGATGACCGCATGACCATGACCCCCGACCAGGCCGCCTGGTTCGAGACCACTTTCACGCGCCTGGTGGACAACGTCGACCGTGCTCTGATGGGCAAGCGCGAGGTCGTCAGTCTCGTCCTGTCGGCGATGCTCGCCGAGGGACACGTGCTGCTGGAGGATGCGCCGGGCACGGGCAAGACGAGCCTGGCGAAGGCCCTGGCCGCCACGGTGCAGGGCACGAGCGCGCGCATCCAGTTCACACCCGACCTGCTGCCCTCCGACGTCACCGGCGTGACGATCTACGACCAGGCCAGCCACAAGTTCGAGTTCCACCGCGGCCCCGTGTTCGCCTCGATCCTGCTCGCCGACGAGATCAACCGCGCCTCGCCGAAGACCCAGTCGGCGCTGCTGGAGGTCATGGAGGAGTCGCGCGTGACCGTGGACGGCGTGGCGCACGAGGTGGGCCGTCCGTTCCTCGTCATCGCTACCCAGAACCCCATCGAGCAGGCCGGCACGTACAAGCTCCCCGAGGCGCAGCTCGACCGGTTCCTGATCAAGACCTCGATCGGATACCCCGACCTCGCCATCGCCGAGCGGATCCTCGCCGGCGCCGCCGACCGCAACCCGTCGG
Coding sequences within:
- a CDS encoding AAA family ATPase, encoding MTMTPDQAAWFETTFTRLVDNVDRALMGKREVVSLVLSAMLAEGHVLLEDAPGTGKTSLAKALAATVQGTSARIQFTPDLLPSDVTGVTIYDQASHKFEFHRGPVFASILLADEINRASPKTQSALLEVMEESRVTVDGVAHEVGRPFLVIATQNPIEQAGTYKLPEAQLDRFLIKTSIGYPDLAIAERILAGAADRNPSASLPALITTSAVADMADLAASVHAEPAVLRYIAQLAEATRTDPSTRVGVSVRGSLAMVRIAKVRAASQGRHYVVPDDVKELVAPAWTHRLVLDPEAEFSGVSAATVIARTLESIPAPQARSAA